In Desulfofundulus kuznetsovii DSM 6115, the following are encoded in one genomic region:
- the obgE gene encoding GTPase ObgE produces the protein MFFDTAKIYVRGGDGGNGCVAFRREKYVPEGGPAGGDGGRGGNVILKVDPGLRTLVDFRYQRHYKAGRGQHGMGKNMHGRQGEDLILRVPPGTLVRDAATGEVIADLVYPGQEVVVARGGRGGRGNARFVSAVNRAPRMAEKGEPGEERWLELELKLLADVGLVGFPNAGKSTLIARVSAARPKIADYPFTTLVPNLGVVRVDEGRSFVMADIPGLIEGAHAGAGLGHQFLRHTERTRLLVHVLDIAGSEGRDPLQDFEIINRELALYDPALATRPMVVAANKMDLPGAKENLGRLGIALGDRYEIFPISALNGEGIAPLIYRLAELLDQLPAPEPLAEQKVRVTRVEGPRFTVSRQDGVFLVEGREIERHVAMTDLENEEAVERLQRIISRMGLEDALREAGIREGDTVRIGKFEFTYME, from the coding sequence ATGTTTTTTGATACCGCAAAAATTTATGTCAGGGGAGGAGACGGCGGAAACGGGTGCGTTGCTTTTCGCCGGGAAAAATACGTCCCCGAAGGCGGGCCGGCGGGGGGTGACGGCGGCCGGGGAGGGAACGTGATCCTGAAAGTGGATCCGGGCCTGCGCACCCTGGTGGATTTCCGCTACCAGCGTCATTACAAGGCCGGGCGGGGCCAGCACGGCATGGGCAAGAACATGCATGGCAGGCAGGGGGAGGACCTGATCCTCAGGGTCCCCCCGGGTACGCTGGTGCGGGATGCCGCTACCGGGGAAGTGATTGCCGACCTGGTATACCCGGGGCAGGAAGTGGTGGTGGCCCGGGGAGGACGGGGAGGACGGGGTAATGCCCGTTTTGTCAGTGCGGTGAACAGGGCTCCCCGTATGGCCGAAAAAGGCGAGCCGGGAGAGGAACGCTGGCTGGAGCTTGAACTCAAGCTGCTGGCCGATGTGGGTCTGGTGGGCTTTCCCAACGCCGGCAAGTCCACCTTGATTGCCCGGGTATCGGCCGCCCGCCCCAAAATTGCCGACTACCCCTTCACCACCCTGGTGCCCAATCTGGGCGTCGTGCGGGTGGACGAGGGGCGCAGTTTTGTCATGGCCGACATACCCGGCCTCATTGAAGGGGCCCACGCCGGTGCCGGGTTGGGCCACCAGTTTCTGCGCCACACGGAACGCACGCGCCTTTTAGTGCACGTCCTGGATATTGCCGGGAGCGAGGGGCGGGATCCCCTGCAGGATTTTGAAATCATCAACCGGGAGCTGGCCCTCTATGACCCGGCCCTGGCGACGCGTCCCATGGTGGTAGCCGCAAATAAAATGGATTTGCCCGGGGCCAAGGAAAATCTGGGCCGTTTGGGCATAGCCCTGGGTGATAGGTACGAAATTTTCCCCATCAGTGCCTTGAACGGGGAAGGGATAGCTCCCTTGATCTACCGCCTGGCCGAGCTGCTGGACCAGCTCCCGGCCCCCGAGCCATTGGCTGAGCAAAAGGTGCGCGTAACCAGGGTGGAGGGACCCCGGTTTACCGTATCCCGCCAGGATGGAGTGTTTTTAGTGGAAGGGCGGGAGATCGAGCGCCACGTGGCCATGACCGACCTGGAGAACGAAGAGGCGGTGGAAAGGCTGCAGCGGATCATTTCCCGGATGGGGCTGGAGGACGCCTTGAGGGAAGCTGGTATCCGGGAAGGGGACACGGTGCGCATCGGGAAATTTGAGTTTACTTATATGGAGTGA
- a CDS encoding stalk domain-containing protein, producing the protein MKAIFQKILMSLPVLCLFAFPLQTPAYASASTIILKLSSNQAVVDGTVYPLPAAPVIKDGVTLVPLRFLVETLGMEVHWNSRSREITIKGQEGQIQLKPESKEAVVEGQIRQLHCAPTISGGTTLVPLRFVAETLKYQVSYDASTREIRVAQPPPPPPPNRPPVARFEIEKTTVAQGETVIYRDESYDPDGDGLVEVKWTGKQRAFFKPGEYTVTLQVKDSRGAWSETASKTITVTEEVVMDEITYNLHHPIPGEPLDLSAVEVLKLPAVDPATTMSREMLMVSNSPEVFTREGILYADTLWGTARLYYHHINGSTVNQHVYLLATNQGLDTATVTIKKQAFAGPGDPMAAGRAATYRYLAAGTEQARTIYIKPGETRVLNEEKKPIAPGLCVHGILDLHTDREVLFSVVAMENGDPITAYSNLSTLPPDGKHIRGTFPQANRFLSVHLYENKPARLIIADGGGDSFLYGRDGATNLLGYNKGNYGVSYEITIESKHRMGVFFSPRGGPFAGAATWDGQPFYLPNRGVLNPPGQGALVGIIEAGQQKTLRFMPPAASYLPINLIFIPF; encoded by the coding sequence ATGAAAGCAATTTTCCAGAAGATCCTGATGAGTCTACCGGTCCTCTGCCTGTTTGCCTTTCCCTTACAAACCCCGGCGTATGCATCGGCCAGCACAATTATTTTGAAGCTGTCCTCCAACCAGGCGGTGGTTGACGGAACGGTTTACCCTCTCCCGGCGGCACCGGTAATTAAAGACGGCGTTACGCTTGTGCCTTTGCGCTTTCTGGTGGAAACGCTGGGCATGGAAGTACACTGGAACAGCCGGTCCCGGGAGATAACTATTAAAGGACAGGAGGGCCAGATACAACTTAAACCGGAAAGCAAAGAGGCAGTGGTTGAAGGTCAAATCCGGCAACTGCACTGCGCACCCACCATCAGCGGCGGCACCACCCTGGTACCCCTGCGTTTCGTGGCCGAAACCTTAAAATATCAGGTTTCCTATGATGCTTCCACCAGGGAAATCAGGGTGGCCCAGCCCCCGCCACCGCCCCCGCCAAACCGGCCCCCAGTGGCCCGCTTCGAGATTGAAAAGACCACCGTGGCCCAGGGGGAGACAGTCATCTACCGGGATGAGAGTTATGACCCCGATGGGGACGGGCTGGTGGAAGTGAAATGGACGGGCAAACAGCGGGCCTTTTTCAAACCAGGGGAATATACCGTCACCCTGCAGGTGAAGGACAGCCGCGGCGCGTGGAGCGAAACAGCCAGCAAAACCATTACCGTCACCGAAGAAGTGGTCATGGACGAGATAACCTACAACCTGCACCACCCCATCCCGGGAGAACCCCTGGACTTATCGGCGGTTGAGGTGCTGAAACTGCCCGCGGTAGATCCCGCCACCACCATGAGCCGGGAAATGTTGATGGTCAGCAACAGCCCGGAGGTATTTACCCGGGAAGGCATCCTTTATGCCGATACCCTGTGGGGAACGGCCCGGCTTTATTACCACCACATCAACGGTAGCACCGTCAACCAGCACGTTTATCTCCTGGCCACCAACCAGGGCCTGGACACGGCCACGGTTACCATCAAAAAACAGGCTTTTGCCGGCCCCGGGGATCCCATGGCTGCAGGCCGGGCGGCCACCTACCGCTACCTGGCAGCAGGAACGGAACAGGCCCGGACCATATACATTAAACCGGGGGAAACGCGAGTTTTAAATGAAGAAAAAAAGCCCATTGCCCCGGGACTATGCGTACACGGCATCCTTGACCTGCATACCGACCGGGAAGTACTCTTTTCCGTGGTAGCCATGGAAAACGGGGATCCCATAACCGCATACAGTAATCTGTCCACGCTTCCACCGGACGGCAAGCACATCCGGGGCACTTTTCCCCAGGCCAACCGGTTCCTGTCGGTACACCTGTATGAAAACAAACCGGCCCGGCTGATTATTGCCGACGGCGGGGGTGATTCCTTCCTTTACGGCAGGGACGGGGCCACCAACCTGCTGGGGTACAACAAGGGCAATTACGGCGTGTCTTACGAAATAACCATTGAGTCGAAGCACCGCATGGGCGTGTTTTTCTCACCCCGGGGCGGGCCCTTTGCCGGCGCGGCCACCTGGGACGGCCAGCCCTTCTACCTGCCCAACCGGGGCGTGCTGAACCCACCCGGCCAGGGAGCCCTGGTGGGCATCATCGAAGCCGGGCAGCAAAAGACCCTGCGTTTTATGCCCCCGGCAGCGTCCTACCTGCCCATCAACCTGATTTTTATACCTTTTTAG
- the proB gene encoding glutamate 5-kinase, with translation MAGERDFRHIKRVVVKVGSSSIIYPTGRPNLSQMEQLARQLADLHNQGKEVLLVTSGAIGVGQHRLGYTRRPRTIPEKQAAAAVGQGMLMHMYDKFFGEYGVAVGQILLTREDFSDRKRFLNARNTMYTLLRQGVVPVINENDTVAVEEIKLGDNDNLAALVATLVDAELLILLSDIDGLYDADPRKNSGARLIAEVHEITPELEALSGGAGTPVGTGGIVTKLQAARIAMHSGIVTVLASSSEKDVVRRVVAGEPLGTVFWPCSRLEKKKCWIAYSSTVHGRIYVDEGAARALLENGKSLLPSGIIRVEGSFEMGNTVSICDPAGKEIARGIVNYSSAEVERIKGIQTREIARVLGHKDYDEVVHRNNLVLDI, from the coding sequence ATGGCCGGGGAAAGGGATTTCCGCCATATCAAACGGGTTGTGGTCAAGGTGGGTTCCAGTTCCATTATCTATCCCACCGGGCGGCCCAACCTTTCCCAGATGGAACAGCTGGCGCGTCAACTGGCGGATTTACATAACCAGGGCAAAGAAGTGCTCCTGGTCACTTCGGGAGCCATTGGGGTGGGACAGCACCGGTTGGGCTACACCCGCCGTCCCAGGACCATTCCGGAAAAGCAGGCCGCCGCAGCGGTGGGCCAGGGTATGCTTATGCATATGTACGATAAGTTCTTTGGCGAATACGGTGTTGCCGTGGGCCAAATCCTCCTGACCCGGGAGGATTTCAGCGACCGCAAGCGCTTTTTAAACGCCCGCAACACCATGTATACCCTTTTGCGCCAGGGCGTGGTACCCGTGATTAATGAAAACGATACGGTGGCGGTGGAGGAAATAAAGCTGGGGGATAACGATAACCTGGCGGCCCTGGTGGCCACCCTGGTGGATGCCGAGTTGCTGATTCTTTTATCGGATATAGACGGCCTTTACGATGCCGATCCCCGCAAAAACAGCGGGGCCAGGCTAATTGCGGAAGTGCACGAAATCACGCCGGAACTGGAAGCACTTTCCGGAGGGGCGGGGACGCCGGTGGGTACCGGCGGCATTGTTACCAAACTCCAGGCGGCGCGCATTGCCATGCACTCGGGGATCGTTACCGTGCTGGCCAGTTCTTCCGAAAAGGATGTGGTCAGGCGGGTGGTGGCCGGCGAACCCCTGGGCACGGTATTCTGGCCCTGCAGCCGGCTGGAGAAAAAAAAGTGCTGGATCGCCTATAGCTCCACCGTGCACGGCCGCATCTACGTGGATGAAGGAGCGGCGCGGGCGCTGCTGGAAAACGGCAAGAGCCTTTTGCCTTCGGGGATCATCCGGGTGGAAGGATCCTTTGAGATGGGCAACACCGTGAGTATCTGCGATCCTGCAGGTAAAGAAATTGCCCGGGGTATAGTGAACTACTCCTCCGCCGAAGTGGAACGCATCAAGGGTATACAGACCAGGGAAATTGCCAGGGTACTGGGGCATAAGGACTACGACGAGGTGGTCCACCGCAACAACCTGGTGCTGGATATTTAA
- a CDS encoding glutamate-5-semialdehyde dehydrogenase codes for MMEQIEQEVREKAQRAREAARHLAYLSTEVKNRALLTMAESLLNNQERILAANKIDVQAGREKGLSRALIDRLLLTPGRIEEMAEGLRAVASLPDPVGEVESMWLRPNGLQVGRMRVPLGVVGMIYEARPNVTVDAAGLCLKAGNAVVLRGGSEAINSNRAIVAVIAAAAEDAGTPAGAIQLIENTDRAAVNVMLKLNGLLDVLIPRGGAGLIRTVVENATVPVIETGVGNCHVYVDDGADLEMARSIVINAKCQRPGVCNAMETLLVHQQVARELLPGLLEDLRAAGVEVRGCEKTRELVPWVVPATEEDWATEYLDLILAVKVVESMEEAMEHIYRYGTRHSEAIVTRDYARARRFLREVDAAAVYVNASTRFTDGYQYGLGAEIGISTQKLHARGPMGLKELTTYKYIVFGEGQIRS; via the coding sequence ATGATGGAACAAATTGAGCAAGAGGTAAGGGAAAAAGCACAGAGGGCCAGGGAGGCAGCCCGGCATCTGGCCTACCTTTCTACGGAGGTAAAGAACCGGGCCCTTTTGACCATGGCCGAAAGCCTGCTTAACAACCAGGAGCGCATTCTGGCGGCCAACAAAATTGACGTGCAGGCCGGGCGGGAGAAGGGTTTATCCCGGGCCCTAATCGACCGCCTGCTGCTAACCCCCGGGCGCATCGAGGAGATGGCTGAAGGGTTGAGGGCTGTGGCTTCCCTGCCTGATCCGGTGGGGGAAGTCGAGTCCATGTGGCTGCGGCCCAACGGCCTGCAGGTGGGGCGGATGCGGGTTCCCCTGGGGGTAGTGGGGATGATTTACGAGGCCCGGCCCAATGTCACTGTGGATGCCGCGGGCTTGTGTTTGAAGGCGGGCAACGCCGTGGTGCTGCGGGGGGGATCCGAGGCCATCAATTCCAACCGCGCTATTGTGGCTGTCATTGCCGCAGCTGCCGAGGACGCAGGCACCCCCGCCGGTGCCATCCAGCTCATTGAGAATACCGACCGGGCGGCAGTGAATGTTATGCTCAAGTTAAACGGCCTTCTGGATGTACTCATTCCCCGGGGCGGGGCGGGATTGATCAGGACGGTGGTCGAGAATGCTACCGTACCAGTGATTGAAACGGGTGTGGGCAACTGCCATGTTTATGTGGATGATGGTGCCGACCTGGAAATGGCCCGTTCCATCGTGATCAACGCCAAATGCCAGCGTCCCGGAGTGTGCAATGCCATGGAAACGCTTCTGGTGCACCAGCAGGTGGCCCGGGAATTGCTGCCGGGACTTCTGGAGGATTTAAGGGCGGCCGGGGTAGAGGTGCGGGGATGCGAGAAGACCCGTGAGCTGGTGCCCTGGGTAGTGCCGGCCACAGAGGAGGATTGGGCCACGGAGTACCTGGACCTGATCCTGGCCGTGAAGGTGGTGGAATCCATGGAGGAGGCCATGGAGCATATCTACCGCTACGGCACCAGGCATTCCGAGGCCATCGTCACCCGGGATTATGCCCGGGCCAGGCGGTTTTTGCGGGAGGTGGATGCGGCAGCAGTATACGTGAACGCCTCCACCCGCTTTACCGACGGTTACCAGTACGGTTTGGGTGCCGAGATCGGCATTTCCACCCAGAAGCTCCATGCCCGGGGACCCATGGGGTTGAAGGAACTGACCACTTACAAGTATATTGTTTTCGGCGAGGGTCAAATCCGGAGTTGA
- a CDS encoding selenium metabolism-associated LysR family transcriptional regulator encodes MPAERLHTSKRNWRVEKIVLDHQLRVFVTVAEKKNFSRAAEVLNLTQPAISQHIHALEEHYRARLFDRSNKKVELTQAGAILYSYAKKILNLHQEAERAVTDLIELVTGKIAVGASMTIGEYVLPRLLGAFAQKYPDVELAMTTGNTAMVFEQTLEGSIDIGLVEGPVEHAHLQVEPFLTDEMVLIVSPGHPLAGKSQATGEDLESCTFILREEGSGTRVAAENALRQLEVTPARIIVMGSTQAIKQAVEAGLGISFLSKLTIRKELALGTIKPVRLKDINITREFKIIRNRTRFQSRACDEFARFITSEEVIAALQARA; translated from the coding sequence ATGCCAGCCGAAAGGTTGCACACCAGTAAACGCAACTGGAGGGTAGAAAAGATAGTGCTCGATCACCAATTGCGGGTTTTTGTAACTGTAGCGGAAAAGAAAAATTTTTCCCGGGCCGCCGAGGTACTCAACCTCACCCAGCCGGCCATCAGCCAGCACATCCACGCCCTGGAAGAACACTACCGGGCACGGCTCTTCGACCGTTCAAACAAAAAGGTGGAACTGACCCAGGCCGGCGCCATCCTTTACTCCTACGCCAAAAAAATCTTAAACCTGCACCAGGAGGCCGAACGGGCGGTAACCGATCTCATCGAACTGGTTACGGGCAAGATTGCGGTGGGAGCCAGCATGACCATCGGGGAGTACGTGCTGCCCCGGTTGCTGGGCGCCTTTGCCCAGAAGTACCCCGATGTTGAGCTGGCCATGACCACCGGCAACACGGCCATGGTCTTTGAACAAACCCTGGAAGGAAGCATTGACATCGGCCTGGTGGAGGGGCCGGTAGAACATGCCCACCTGCAGGTGGAACCTTTTCTCACCGATGAAATGGTGCTCATCGTCTCCCCGGGACATCCACTGGCCGGCAAATCCCAGGCTACGGGGGAGGACCTGGAATCCTGCACCTTCATCCTGCGGGAGGAAGGCTCCGGCACCCGTGTGGCTGCGGAAAACGCCCTGCGCCAGCTGGAAGTCACGCCGGCCAGGATAATTGTCATGGGCAGCACCCAGGCTATTAAGCAGGCCGTGGAAGCGGGGCTGGGCATCTCCTTCCTTTCCAAGTTGACCATCCGCAAGGAACTGGCCCTGGGCACCATTAAACCGGTTCGGCTGAAGGACATAAACATAACCAGGGAGTTCAAAATCATCCGCAACCGCACCAGGTTCCAGTCCCGGGCCTGCGATGAATTCGCCCGGTTTATCACCTCCGAAGAGGTAATAGCAGCCCTGCAGGCCAGGGCTTAA